A window of Calonectris borealis chromosome 3, bCalBor7.hap1.2, whole genome shotgun sequence contains these coding sequences:
- the PAPOLG gene encoding poly(A) polymerase gamma, translated as MKETCGNSRLQNQPQRHYGITSPISLAPPRDIDCIHTQKLVEAMKLFGVFEDEEEQNHRLVVLGKLNNLVKEWISELGESKNLPPSAVANVGGKIFTFGSYRLGVHTKGADIDAVCVAPRHVERSDFFRSFFEKLKHQEEIKNLRAVEDAYVPVVKFEFDGIEIDLVFARLSMQTVSDNLDLGDDSRLRSLDIRCIRSLNGCRVTDEILHLVPNKENFRLTLRAIKLWAKRRGIYSNMLGFLGGVSWAMLVARTCQLYPNALASTLVNKFFLVFSKWEWPNPVLLKQPEESNLNLPVWDPRVNPSDRYHVMPIITPTYPQQNSTYNVSTSTRAVMVEEFKHGLAVTNEILQGKSDWSKLFEPLNFFQKYKHYIVLTASAFTEDHHLEWIGLVESKIRVLVGNLERNEFITIAHVKPQSFPGNQELCKQSGYVSMWFLGIVFRKVENAESVNIDLTYVIQSFTDTVYRQANNLNVLKEGMKIEAAHVKRKHLHYFLPAETLQKRKKQSMPDISQNASGLQCKRTSSDGSCLDSSRDTDSRTPYNSSSLNKISKLDTSTVETERNAVYQRSNCANNREKIPHVAVPLVSKGFSIPVIDSKMETTVAIRTSGRPIACAIPGHNTISQLRARFVQGQHELSGTSITDSKNAAPKRPYSPTSKGCHSPTSEECPKKTVDGDKLTGHDSAFKDGGNPEDVRRGSTENGVLGGKSMLIPIINASRSQRLSSNELPDSSSPVPTNSIRIIKRSIKLTLNG; from the exons ATGAAGGAGACGTGCGG TAATTCTAGGCTGCAGAACCAGCCTCAAAGGCACTATGGAATTACTTCTCCGATTAGCTTGGCTCCTCCTAGGGATATAGATTGCATTCATACTCAGAAGCTAGTTGAAGCAATGAAGCTATTTGGGGTATTTGAAGATGAGGAAGAACAGAATCACAG GCTGGTTGTTCTTGGTAAACTGAATAACTTGGTCAAAGAATGGATTTCAGAACTTGGTGAGAGCAAG AATCTTCCCCCTTCAGCAGTAGCAAATGTTGGTggcaaaatatttacatttggttCTTACAGGCTTGGAGTACACACTAAAG GTGCTGACATAGATGCTGTTTGTGTTGCTCCTAGACATGTGGAAAGATCGGATTTTTTTCGGTCATTCTTTgaaaaactaaaacatcaggaagaaataaaaaatctaaGA GCAGTTGAAGATGCATATGTACCAGTTGTCAAGTTTGAGTTTGATGGCATTGAG attGATCTTGTGTTTGCGAGACTGTCTATGCAAACTGTTTCTGATAATCTTGATCTTGGAGATGACTCACGTCTCAGAAGCCTGGATATAAGATGTATACGGAGCTTAAATG GCTGCAGAGTTACTGATGAAATACTACATCTAGTGCCAAATAAAGAGAACTTCCGCCTCACGCTCCGTGCAATTAAACTGTGGGCAAAAC GCCGTGGCATTTACTCCAACATGCTGGGATTTCTTGGTGGGGTTTCCTGGGCAATGCTAGTAGCAAGAACATGTCAACTCTATCCAAATGCTTTGGCTTCTACTCTTGTTAACAAGTTCTTCTTGGTTTTTTCAAAATG GGAATGGCCAAATCCTGTATTGCTGAAACAACCTGAAGAGAGTAATCTTAATTTACCAGTATGGGACCCTAGG GTGAACCCATCAGACCGATACCATGTAATGCCTATCATCACCCCAACCTATCCACAGCAGAACTCTACATACAATGTATCTACATCAACGCGAGCGGTAATGGTAGAGGAGTTCAAACACG GTCTTGCAGTTACAAATGAGATTCTCCAAGGAAAATCAGACTGGTCAAAGCTCTTTGAACCACTGAACTTCTTTCAGAAGTACAA acATTATATTGTGCTGACTGCTAGTGCCTTTACTGAAGACCATCACTTAGAGTG GATTGGCCTTGTCGAATCTAAAATTCGTGTGCTGGTTGGAAACTTGGAGAGGAATGAATTTATAACTATTGCACATGTAAAGCCACAGTCTTTCCCTGGCAACCAAGAACTCTGTAAACA GAGTGGATATGTGTCAATGTGGTTTCTTGGAATCGTATTTAGGAAAGTGGAAAATGCAGAAAGTGTTAACATTGATTTAACGTATGTTATACAGTCGTTCACAGATACAG TTTACAGACAGGCCAACAACCTCAACGTGCTAAAGGAAGGTATGAAGATTGAGGCAGCTCACGTGAAGAGAAAGCATCTCCACTATTTTTTGCCTGCAGAAAccttacagaaaagaaagaag CAAAGCATGCCAGATATTAGTCAAAATGCTAGTGGGCTTCAGTGCAAAAGGACTTCTTCAGATGGAAGCTGTTTGGACAGTTCCAGAGACACGGACTCCAGAACACCCTATAATTCCTCTTCATTAAATAAGATATCTAAATTGGACACCTCTACAGTGGAGACAGAAAG AAATGCTGTATATCAGAGATCTAATTGTGCTAACAATAGAGAGAAGATACCTCATGTGGCTGTGCCATTGGTGTCTAAGGGATTCTCCATTCCTGTTATTGATTCAA AAATGGAGACTACAGTTGCAATAAGAACATCGGGTCGTCCAATTGCTTGCGCCATTCCAGGACATAACACAATTTCTCAACTCAGAGCACGTTTTGTCCAAGGACAGCATGAATTAAGTGGGACCTCAATTACAGATTCGAAGAACGCTGCACCTAAACGACCTTATTCACCGACCTCTAAAGGATGTCATTCACCTACATCAGAAGAATGCCCCAAAAAGACTGTAGACGGAGACAAG TTAACTGGCCATGATTCAGCATTCAAAGATGGTGGCAATCCAGAAGATGTCAGGAGAGGATctacagaaaat GGTGTCCTTGGAGGAAAATCCATGCTGATTCCTATTATCAACGCATCCAGATCACAG AGGCTTTCCAGTAATGAACTACCAGATTCTTCATCTCCTGTTCCAACAAATAGTATTCGTATTATTAAAAGATCCATCAAACTTACCCTGAACGGGTAA